The stretch of DNA TGTTGATTTTACTGAAATTAGTTTCAATTAACTGAATTAATTTCGCCTTTTTAGAATTTCTAGCTAAAACTAAAGCTTCATTAATAGAAATAATATTTATATCTATTGTTTTATCTTTCTTCATAGAAAATAAAATTGGAACAAGGATTTTATTTAGTTTAGACCTCTCAGAAGAACCTAATGAATGAGTTTCCAGATTTCTTAAATTAATGAAAACTTCTTTGGAGAATAAGTCAGGAATTAAAACTAACTCAATACCTTGATGTAAATAATCTTTATCAGGAGAAACAAATCCCTTATTAATAGTCCAAATATCTAAATTGTTTGGGATCTGTTTAATCTGATAATTCCATCCATTTTTAACCTTCTGTAAGTTAATAACTGATTTATTAGTTTCCAATAAATTAAAAGGTATTGTGATTATTGTACCTTTTTCATTTTTTAAATAAGTATCACTTACAGTGATTCCTTCCAATTGCTTTTTAAGTAAAACATTTAATGTTTCAGGCAGTTTCCTATTTGTTGCTTGAGCATATGCTTTAAGGTCATCAAGTAACTCCTCATCAATCCTAAAACTATAACTAACTTTTTGATTTGGATTTTTTATATACACAACAAACACCTCCTTTTTAGAGCAGTATTATTTTTCTTATTTTAATTTAATTAAATTGATTTCTTCAAATTGATTAAACTCTCCATCAAAGCTTGCAACATAATCTAAGCCATAACTTTCACATATTACAACTTCAGAGCAGTCAATAAACCCCAATCTGAATTTGTTTTTATTGTATTTTTCAAAGATTGCAAATACATTGTCATTGTACATGTTAATGTCCGATTCATCTATGACTGTGAAATTATCTTTCATGTAGTTATATGCCAACCTAACTAGTTCAATGTCTTTTGTTTTTTGGCCAAGTATTGTTATTACTTCAGATATTATTCCATTTGATATATAGCAATCGTTTTTCAAAATATCTCTGTTTTCTATTGCTCTTTGATGCAATGGATCGTTTCTTCTAAATATTGCTATGATAAATGATGAGTCGACTAATATCTTTTTCATTTGTATAAACTCCTTTTTAGTTCAACCGCATCTCTTGGATCATCATCCTCAATAATACCCAATACATCATCTAAGCTTACTTTTTTTCTTGGTTTGATTATTATTTCATTATTTTCATTTATAGACCAATCTACTATAGTATCTTCTACACTTAAATCTTTGAATTGATTACGTATAGCTTTAGGGATAGCTAACTGGTAATTTTTATATAAAGTTGTAGTTGCTATTACATTTTCCATGATATTCAGACCCCTTAATATGTTTTAGTTACTATTATATTTTCAGATAATATAAAGTTATCTGAAAAAACTATTTTTATAAAAAATATATAACAACTTAATTTTATTTGTAACTCAATAACTATGCTCTTTAATATCATCATATTTTAACATGTTTGATTACTTGTTTTCGTCTTTGAATATTAATCTTGATATCATCCAACACGTGCCAAATGCTATCACTACTAATTTTATATCAATATTATGACCTTTCTCTAGCCTTTTCCATAATTCCTAAAAGTTCTTTTTTCAAACCTCTCATTTCCTCAAGTTCACCTCTCATATCCACCACTTCTGATTTTAATGCTTCATTTTCCTTTTCCATTTGAATAAACTGTGGTGATTTGATAGAAAGCTTTTCAACATCAGTGTTTATAGTAACGGCTGGAAGATGCTGAATATATTCATATTTCAAATCATCGGGATTTGTCATGAAATAGGCTGCATCGGTTTTGTTTTTGGCCTTTCCCTGCAAATCGTTGACCTTGTCAATGCTCATACCGTCATTATATAATGCTGAAGCATGAAACTTCCTGAGCATGTGGCTTCTGAACCTGCGATATCTTCCGACTCTACCAAGGCCTAAAGTGTCATTGATCATCTCAAATGACTGGACCATATATGTCCTGCTGATTTGAAAGAGTAGGCTTTCATCAGTTATTGGCTTATCCCGCAGCAACAGATATGCATTTATTGCCTTAACCGCCTCAGGACTGCAGTATGTGAGATAATACTTGTTTGTCTTTTTTCTTAGGATACTGAAGGTCGGAACAACCTCATCGACATCATTTAAGTAATCTATAACATCAAAGATATCTCTTCTGTGGTTCGGCAGATATACAGACAATGCCTTAATATAATCCCCGATTGTCAGACTCAATGTCTCTGTCCTTGCACATCCACTGGAACAGGAAAACAATATGATAGCTTTCATCAGAGGAGATGCAATAAGAAAAGCCTCCCTTATCACTTCCTTATCCGGCAAATCCTTAAAATAAATAGGAGCAGGCTTCTGAATGCTTTTGTCATTGACTTTAGGCAAATCCCATACTTCTATGTCATAGAACTTGTAAAAAAAGATTATGCAGTTCATTTCCTTTCGGACGGTCTCGGCAGCATAGTTTTGAAACATGTGATGCCTATATTCAACAAGTTTTGATTTCAACCTACTGTGCTTCCATTTCACACCGTTCATCTCATCTTCTTCAGCTTCCTCAAGAAGTTCCTTAAGAGACATATCAAAATAGATACAGTACTTTCTCAAAGAAAGCTCATAGCTCTGTGTTGTTCCAATTGCATGGTTACAACTTATTGTGAAATTTTTAAATAGCTCGTCATTCATCATACTAATCACTTTTATTCTTCGTTGATAAAAAATATTGAGAGAGAGCGCTTGAAGAGTAATAAGTATCGGAACTTTTGAAACAGTTCGTATAAAACAAAA from uncultured Methanobrevibacter sp. encodes:
- a CDS encoding type II toxin-antitoxin system VapC family toxin, with the translated sequence MKKILVDSSFIIAIFRRNDPLHQRAIENRDILKNDCYISNGIISEVITILGQKTKDIELVRLAYNYMKDNFTVIDESDINMYNDNVFAIFEKYNKNKFRLGFIDCSEVVICESYGLDYVASFDGEFNQFEEINLIKLK
- a CDS encoding tyrosine-type recombinase/integrase; translated protein: MMNDELFKNFTISCNHAIGTTQSYELSLRKYCIYFDMSLKELLEEAEEDEMNGVKWKHSRLKSKLVEYRHHMFQNYAAETVRKEMNCIIFFYKFYDIEVWDLPKVNDKSIQKPAPIYFKDLPDKEVIREAFLIASPLMKAIILFSCSSGCARTETLSLTIGDYIKALSVYLPNHRRDIFDVIDYLNDVDEVVPTFSILRKKTNKYYLTYCSPEAVKAINAYLLLRDKPITDESLLFQISRTYMVQSFEMINDTLGLGRVGRYRRFRSHMLRKFHASALYNDGMSIDKVNDLQGKAKNKTDAAYFMTNPDDLKYEYIQHLPAVTINTDVEKLSIKSPQFIQMEKENEALKSEVVDMRGELEEMRGLKKELLGIMEKARERS